GGCGCGGGTGCTGTCCGCCTCCAGGGCGAGGCTCCCCACGGCCTGCCTGTCCACGAAGGTGTGGGGCGTGCCGTCCTCGTCCACGTACACCATCGCGCCGACGAAGCGGCACGTCCGCGGCTCCTGCCCATGGGCGAGCCTCAACAGGCCGGCCACGCCAATCGTCTCCAGCATGTACTTCGTCACCGGGCCCGGGAAGCCGGCCAGCGAGTCCACGCACAAGCCGCTGTCCTCCACCACCAGCGGCTCCTCGAAGTACGCGAACGCCTGCCGCGCCTTGTCCAGGGCCACCGCTTCCAGCGTGCTGCCCTGGGGCTCGATGATGGGCAGCTCGAGGCGCTCGAGCTCGTAGCCCACCGCCGCGAGGCACTTCTCCAGCACCTTCGCCTTGCCGCGGTTGGTGCTCACGAACGTGATCTTCTTCACTGCTGCTGCTCCTCGGACGGCGGTGGCGCTCAGAACCATTTGGCGGGGAAGGGCGGGGGCACGTAGGTGTCCAGGTAGGCGAAGACGCCCGCGAGATCCTCGGCCAGGTGGTAGATGTGGCGGTGGTGCTGCGCGCTGGCGAAGCGCTCCTTGAAGAGGTGCTCGAAGAGGGCCGTCAGCGGCTCCCAGAAGCCCTTCGCGTTCACGAAGACGATGGGCTTGCGGTGCATGTGCAGCTGCTTGGACGCGATGATCTCCA
The sequence above is drawn from the Archangium gephyra genome and encodes:
- a CDS encoding non-canonical purine NTP pyrophosphatase, with amino-acid sequence MKKITFVSTNRGKAKVLEKCLAAVGYELERLELPIIEPQGSTLEAVALDKARQAFAYFEEPLVVEDSGLCVDSLAGFPGPVTKYMLETIGVAGLLRLAHGQEPRTCRFVGAMVYVDEDGTPHTFVDRQAVGSLALEADSTRAPDAWSSVWNVFIPEGGTSPLSALSPSERDAVFGRWQHQSVYAQFARWLVERDGASMGRRGGGVP